One segment of Rosa chinensis cultivar Old Blush chromosome 6, RchiOBHm-V2, whole genome shotgun sequence DNA contains the following:
- the LOC112170852 gene encoding putative nuclease HARBI1, translating to MDRRLKALYFTSPCRFQGDVFCRRYRMRPHVFDQMMHDVVNHDPYFVQTDDASGRIGLSTEQKLTCAMRMLAYGLPADLCDEFLDVAESTALEILSHFTRAIWNVYHDHYLRRPTPADLQRLLDVAGKRGFPGMVGSLDCMHWQWKNCPTSWQGHFTGYKGKPTIILEAVASYDAWIWHAYFGLPGSLNDINVLGMSPLFNEICTGEAPRVSYHVGAREYGQCYYLVDGIYPKWGSFVKAIRNPIMPEQAHFTKMQESYRKDVERAFGILQARFTIVRGPASGWDREDLQYIMMTCIILHNMIVDDESEEDEDSSIDLDDIPTRPRKAQIYERYEDDHEVERNRPELEEFMTRYQGVRCPIVHRVLQGDLVNHLWNMKLQAKRNRS from the coding sequence ATGGATCGACGACTGAAAGCTCTATACTTCACTTCGCCGTGCAGGTTCCAGGGCGATGTATTTTGCAGAAGGTACAGAATGCGACCTCATGTGTTTGACCAAATGATGCATGATGTCGTCAACCACGATCCGTACTTCGTGCAAACTGATGATGCATCCGGTAGAATTGGTTTGTCTACCGAACAAAAGCTGACTTGTGCTATGAGGATGCTTGCTTACGGGCTTCCGGCCGACCTGTGTGATGAGTTTCTAGACGTAGCTGAATCTACAGCTTTGGAGATCTTGTCGCACTTTACTAGAGCAATCTGGAATGTGTACCACGATCATTACCTTCGTCGACCAACTCCGGCAGATTTGCAGCGGTTGCTTGATGTTGCCGGCAAAAGGGGGTTCCCCGGAATGGTGGGAAGTCTCGATTGTATGCATTGGCAGTGGAAAAACTGCCCAACCTCATGGCAAGGGCACTTCACTGGTTATAAGGGAAAACCCACAATCATTCTGGAGGCGGTCGCATCATACGATGCTTGGATTTGGCACGCCTATTTCGGACTTCCAGGTTCCCTTAATGATATTAATGTACTTGGAATGTCTCCATTATTCAATGAAATATGCACAGGTGAGGCTCCTCGAGTTTCGTACCATGTAGGTGCTAGAGAATATGGACAATGCTACTACCTAGTCGATGGGATCTACCCTAAATGGGGATCTTTTGTGAAAGCAATTAGAAATCCAATTATGCCAGAGcaagctcattttacaaagatgCAGGAGTCATACAGAAAAGACGTGGAGAGGGCTTTTGGCATTCTTCAAGCTCGTTTTACAATAGTAAGAGGACCTGCCAGTGGATGGGATAGAGAGGATCTCCAATACATCATGATGACATGCATTATTTTGCACAACATGATTGTCGATGATGagagtgaagaagatgaagattcgTCTATTGACCTCGATGATATCCCCACCAGACCAAGGAAAGCACAAATATATGAgaggtatgaggatgatcatgAGGTTGAGCGCAACCGTCCTGAACTTGAGGAGTTCATGACCCGTTACCAGGGGGTTAGATGCCCAATTGTGCATAGAGTCCTTCAAGGAGATTTGGTTAATCACCTCTGGAACATGAAGCTGCAAGCAAAGCGGAACCGCAGTTGA
- the LOC112170853 gene encoding probable disease resistance protein At4g27220 produces MELAAAIAGILSCACPKNVIQETTGQHCKYLHYNAKAKIDELRSKMEELRALVADVKRKLEDTCLQEGKEPTEQVKLWLRHVQSFDNEKLNKLLCWEEERCLCGCLPDYCSRMKLGKLIERRIQKVDELLRRGQFQDDALAHLLLENIKMLPMTVAVGHETTKRKLEEIWEHLMAGYEVQRIGVYGMGGVGKTTILKEINNRLKKEMTEGMITCFDNVVWVTIPKESNPEKLQMAIAKAVRLNLPEDWNMMDKAAELLKSLQRRKRLLLIFDDVWTPFSLEDIGIPAPTRANGCKLILTTRSLKVCRGMETNKEVEVKVLSEEESWTLFTDKVGSVVLQNPEIKIIAREIAKEFGGLPLAIITVGRALRKVSNEIEWQNALTALRCSAANVEGMEELVYSRLRFSYERLKDDTTRSCFLYCALYPEDHQIEAKELIEYWMWEGLLGCGGRIEANIWKGEMILADLKDSCLLDNVDVDGGVECVKMHDLIRDMAIGITSMSPRFIISAGIGVEKASLGEEGIEDVERISMMYNELKCLPSQPLCSKLSSLLLQYSSMANDISHRFFCHMPKLRVLDLSFTGILCIPDSIAELSNLRALLLRSCWNLSSLPSLVTLEALWVLDLSYTHITELPLGMEKLRQLRRLNLSYTKLDSFPKGLLTTLNLLEELLLYRCKCEFGLQFVDELITSRNIVVLEVEFSTSRVFDTYSRSGHWNLLRSFRSGICSYGDDLGKNSIDYIGNFFLSGTPVLLPDRTYELRLLHCYDVDRLSRCLSESMKLKKCVITHCDQMESIIMTGENNLSCLNTLELGFLQNFKSLYKGVMPSGALGALKILQISYCNSLESLLNPRLIEHLRNLEELSVEHCPKLEVVIEEEQSIHNAEVRLSRLKSLKLCDLRELESIYSEEVICISLCTITIEGCNKLRRLPFRISIDEGYQQRQPSITPPIRKIKTEQVWWDSVELANPIVKTFLQHRLELPS; encoded by the coding sequence ATGGAGTTGGCTGCAGCCATTGCCGGCATTTTGAGTTGTGCATGTCCAAAAAATGTTATACAAGAAACAACAGGGCAGCATTGCAAGTATCTTCATTACAATGCAAAAGCAAAGATAGATGAGTTGAGGTCGAAAATGGAGGAATTAAGAGCACTTGTGGCGGATGTAAAAAGAAAACTGGAGGATACATGTCTCCAAGAAGGAAAGGAACCCACAGAACAGGTGAAGTTGTGGTTGAGACATGTTCAAAGCTTTGATAATGAAAAGCTGAATAAGCTACTATGTTGGGAAGAGGAAAGATGTTTATGTGGGTGTCTTCCAGATTATTGCTCTCGAATGAAGTTGGGGAAACTTATCGAAAGGAGGATTCAGAAGGTGGATGAGCTTCTCAGAAGAGGACAGTTTCAAGATGATGCATTGGCTCACTTGTTGTTAGAGAATATAAAGATGCTTCCTATGACAGTAGCGGTGGGTCATGAAACAACTAAAAGAAAGTTGGAAGAGATATGGGAGCATTTAATGGCAGGTTATGAAGTGCAAAGAATTGGTGTTTATGGAATGGGTGGGGTTGGAAAGACAACAATTCTGAAAGAAATAAATAACAGACTCAAAAAAGAGATGACAGAAGGGATGATCACTTGCTTTGACAATGTTGTTTGGGTCACAATACCAAAGGAGTCCAACCCCGAGAAATTGCAAATGGCGATTGCCAAAGCTGTGAGGTTGAATCTCCCTGAAGACTGGAATATGATGGACAAGGCAGCAGAGTTGCTGAAATCATTACAACGAAGGAAGAGGCTTTTGCTAATTTTTGATGATGTATGGACACCATTTTCATTGGAAGATATTGGGATTCCTGCACCTACCAGGGCCAATGGCTGCAAGCTCATATTAACTACTAGATCATTAAAGGTGTGTCGAGGCATGGAGACAAACAAAGAAGTGGAGGTAAAAGTGCTTTCTGAGGAAGAATCTTGGACCCTTTTCACTGATAAAGTTGGTTCTGTTGTGTTACAAAATCCCGAAATTAAAATTATTGCAAGGGAAATAGCAAAAGAATTTGGTGGTCTTCCACTAGCCATTATCACAGTTGGAAGAGCCTTGAGAAAAGTAAGTAATGAAATTGAGTGGCAAAATGCATTGACAGCCTTAAGATGTTCTGCAGCTAATGTGGAAGGCATGGAAGAGCTGGTGTATTCTCGTTTGAGATTCAGTTATGAAAGATTAAAGGATGACACTACTCGATCATGTTTTCTGTATTGTGCATTGTATCCTGAAGATCATCAAATTGAAGCCAAAGAGCTGATAGAATATTGGATGTGGGAGGGTTTGCTTGGATGTGGGGGAAGGATAGAGGCCAATATATGGAAGGGAGAAATGATTTTGGCTGATCTTAAAGATTCTTGCCTGCTGGACAATGTTGATGTAGATGGCGGTGTTGAATGTGTCAAAATGCATGACTTAATAAGGGATATGGCTATTGGTATTACAAGTATGAGTCCTCGATTCATCATTAGTGCTGGGATTGGAGTAGAAAAGGCATCACTTGGGGAGGAGGGGATTGAAGATGTTGAGAGGATTTCAATGATGTATAATGAATTGAAATGCCTTCCTAGCCAACCATTGTGTTCCAAGCTCTCCTCTTTGCTGCTGCAGTATAGCTCTATGGCCAATGATATCTCGCATCGTTTCTTCTGCCACATGCCCAAGCTCAGAGTACTTGATCTGTCTTTCACTGGAATTCTTTGTATACCTGACTCCATTGCTGAGCTAAGCAATTTGCGTGCACTGCTATTGCGTAGTTGTTGGAACCTAAGTAGTCTTCCTTCTCTAGTAACACTCGAGGCATTGTGGGTTTTGGATCTTTCATATACTCACATCACAGAATTGCCTCTAGGTATGGAAAAGTTACGCCAGCTTAGGCGCCTCAATCTTTCTTATACTAAATTGGACAGTTTTCCGAAAGGACTGTTAACCACTCTCAATCTGCTAGAAGAATTGCTCCTATATCGTTGTAAGTGTGAATTTGGTTTACAGTTTGTTGATGAACTCATCACCTCAAGAAATATTGTTGTTCTTGAAGTCGAATTCTCAACCTCCAGAGTGTTTGATACGTATTCAAGATCAGGGCATTGGAATCTTCTGCGGAGTTTTAGATCCGGCATATGCTCATATGGCGATGACTTGGGAAAGAACAGTATAGACTACATTGGAAATTTTTTTCTCAGTGGTACTCCTGTTTTGCTCCCTGATCGCACCTATGAACTGCGACTCCTCCACTGCTATGATGTTGATCGATTGTCAAGGTGCTTGTCAGAATCAATGAAGTTGAAAAAATGTGTTATAACACACTGCGATCAAATGGAGAGTATAATAATGACTGGGGAGAACAACTTAAGCTGTCTAAATACGTTAGAGCTTGGTTTCCTACAAAACTTTAAGAGTCTCTACAAGGGTGTCATGCCCTCAGGAGCTCTTGGTGCCCTCAAGATACTGCAAATCAGTTATTGTAACTCTTTAGAGAGCTTACTCAACCCAAGGCTGATTGAACACCTCAGAAACCTCGAAGAACTTTCTGTTGAACATTGTCCAAAATTGGAGGTGGTGATAGAGGAGGAGCAGTCGATCCACAATGCTGAAGTCAGGCTTTCAAGATTGAAGAGCTTAAAGTTGTGTGATTTAAGGGAACTGGAGAGCATTTATAGTGAAGAAGTTATTTGCATATCTCTATGCACCATCACTATTGAGGGATGCAATAAACTGAGGAGACTTCCTTTTAGGATTTCCATAGATGAAGGATATCAGCAAAGACAACCATCAATCACTCCCCccataagaaaaattaaaacCGAGCAAGTGTGGTGGGATTCAGTGGAGTTGGCTAATCCCATTGTAAAGACCTTCCTTCAACATAGGCTGGAGTTGCCTAGCTAG
- the LOC121049944 gene encoding uncharacterized protein LOC121049944, with translation IPNRFSSVPTRLLSANATQLSGSSTLPHLCGLRLCLSALSSQLSQSVVLIGDSGVGKSNLLSRFTKNEFNRESKSTIAVEFAGQIGHQGPDLGHCWPRKGKKFEDGGLEEQMHGIEHGSMELMEVWLFTCCLVETLFWFLICYVVKTICVGELVV, from the exons ATCCCAAATCGTTTTTCCTCAGTTCCTACTCGGCTACTCTCTGCGAATGCGACTCAGCTCTCTGGGTCTTCCACTCTTCCTCACCTCTGCGGACTGCGGCTCTGCCTCTCAGCTCTCAGCTCTCAGCTCTCACAATCGGTGGTCTTGATTGGCGACTCCGGCGTCGGCAAGTCCAATCTCCTCTCCAGGTTCACCAAGAACGAGTTCAACCGCGAGTCCAAGTCCACCATTGCTGTCGAGTTCGCTGGCCAAATCGGTCATCAAGGCCCAGATTTAGGACACTGCTGGCCAAGAAAG ggaaaaaaatttgaagacGGAGGACTGGAGGAGCAGATGCATGGCATTGAGCATGGCAGCATGGAACTGATGGAAGTTTGGTTGTTCACTTGTTGTCTTGTTGAAacattgttttggtttttaatttgttATGTTGTTAAGACAATATGTGTTGGTGAACTTGTTGTGTAA